The stretch of DNA AGTGACAACCAGGAAATTCAACCCCCTTAAACAAATTGCGAGTGCTGAGCAAGCCGTATTAATCGTTGAGTATGACAGTTGGTTAATATGAAAGGAGCGGAGAAACGTTAACACGTGGTTCACACTCGGATGTAGTGGACCAGTGTTCTCTTGTAGACCAGATGCAGACCATGCATTTGCGGATGTGAACATCGTACTGCTTTGCTGCCGCTAATTATTCAAGAGGACGTGAGCAAGTTGGCAACCTCGCCCGGAATGTTGCCCTTAATCAATTGTCGCCTGACACCTTGCATGTCAGGGGTTGCCGCTCTGGGCTCAGAGGGTGAGCATCCCCATGAAAAAATGTAACTGTTAGTGAACTGTGACCAATTCATAGGGAAAGCATCCACATATGATTCATTCATGTCTTACTTTCAGGAAGCATACTCATTAGGCACTAGTTTGATGGTTGATTCTTCTTGCAAACATGTCAATCTGGGGAACAACAAAATCCCATATATATACAAGTAAATACCGTGATTCAGTTCCCACTATGATCGCATCTTCAAAACGGCGCGAAAGAGAATCTGCAGTTACATTAAACCGCACCGGTTGACGCGCAGGAGAAACGCCGACTATGCTTCTAAAAGGGCCTTAGCAATTATATTGCATTCCTTGCTCCTGCATCCCCGATACCACTGATGTGGGAAATAGCAGTCATGTTGCACGACATGTTCCTGATACGCAGAATGGACACTTTTCTCAACTGTTGAAAATGTTAGGACTCGAAGGGAAACTATAAGCCATAAGCCATGGACACAttttcgtcaccagagcctcggatccacccaaggctctgggaaactcaatgtaaaaataaatgtgccgtagggttctcatggccaaaaattggctatttgaaccttacgacGCCTGCTCATTTCCCGtactaacatgaatgcaccaatcagagacgcctccgatttttcttcacgaAAACGAATGAGACGACACTTTATTCAGGGtgccccagagctcttctctctctCAGTCAAAAAAAGAGCTCTGCGGTCGAGATTGCCATGGACAGGAAACATGCGCCAgatatgttagctacgccataatgatgaggcccaaaagtcCATAGCTGCTAATTGGGTGAAAtgattgtgcgcatgcgtgatatgttggccacaccgggttggtgttgtcgtgtgtcaccttgcttttattgttgttagaaaattttagcactttttggaACCTAAATTTATAAAATTTAGTAAATATTCCTTGTTTTctacagaaataaattaaatttaggtGTTATGTTCTTGCAATGCGTGTTTTAGCCACGCCAATAGTCAGTCGTATTGACTTTGTTTTGACAAGCTTAGTTGCTAGGCCTCTTTTGGCGAATTCTACGTGCGCGGTTAACCTTTTGGAGGAGTCGAGAGGGCCGAGACAAACTGCCATAAAACAcaaataaatttacaacaacagcttatttgaaaaacatcatTATTTGGTATCGTTATTACGCGCCTATACGAACAGAATCTACATCATTTTGCGAGCAACATTTCGGAAACCAGGAGCATAATTAGGTAATTCTGGCataattttggcataatttggcAACATGTCGAGCACTGctagtagcataatatgccacttttaggAGCACAATCTTCCAAGGCCTAGCATATGGAGAGAGCTACTGAAACTTTAATTGACCAATAAGATTCAGCGAGCGGAAAAGACTTTGCTATCCGATGTCACGTCAATTGTTCGCAATTAaagctactacgaccaaaaaataattcttctttttctttggatttcaaaacgaTGTTAACTAAACACATACTGACCCACGTTGCTAACTTTGAAATCTTGAGAAAGCTGAgtggaggagaaaatgacaaaaaatctcactggtttaagaatgcaatgcgtgtgaacgcggctgaattaatatgcaacacgggagtttcaggctttcagataTTTGAACTCGTGTTtggcatatataataagttgcgcTTACTCGCTGAAatttaagctattgagtaaatgacgtcactttcccctagatctaaccctctgaggtccaattggtcagttctGAACCTAAGTAATGGTGTACCGTAAAATCAAAACCTTACACtgaaaataaacagcctttagataaaaatcaaagctcaaaattttgcctaTCAAGTTTTAAGCGAACATGCTTTCAAAATCgggggaaaaaaagaaaatgttttttgatcatagtagcactttaaagggCCAGAGAaccatttaaaagattttgcgacaacattttttgtcaaaaaactttGGCGCCAAAGCTGGCGGCGATTCAAACGTCaactgttgtgctttggctgttatttgtgctttttctaactattttacGACGAATCCAGTCTAGTATTTTCGAAtaaagtgtaagaagacgtcacaactgtattgataatgtatttatttgtgttaacttcgTGAAAAAAACTTTGATGACGTCCTTTCGacagggtagatcgacaacGTCGTTTACAcacagaaatgcaccgttttcggtgaaagggcaaatgattggcAGTAAAGTACAGCACAACATTTCCTCTCTGACTAAAACTAAGAATcgacaggagcccattacccggagcttccatctgtatcgtacccttgagtcaaccctgtcccgtatctctctatttttagaactactacattttgacgtatgtgacgtatgtgactgagaacatacgtgaagtggtaaacatacgtcacatacgtatgtgacgtaataaatggctgGCCATAGGTCTGTTATGAtcagctattgtgaaaacacccagtaAAGCTCCCCTGccaggtgcttctaaaaatagaaagatacgggacagggttgactcagagggttaatatgaaagatggaggctccgggtaatgggctcctggaaTCGAGTAAGGGCACCTATCGCACTTGAAGCAGATATGAAAAATATGGACAttgatatttttgttgtttcgGAAACACATCTGAAACCAGACATGCCCGATGCTATTGTGAATATACCAAATTACTCGATTCTCAGACGAGGCAGGAACTGGGATGGCACGGATAAAAGGCCCGAGTAAGGGAGGAGTTGTAACCTAAATACGGAACAATCAATGAATAGTCGATGTTTACACATCGGATCTATACGAAATGATTTGTTTTACCATTCTTCTTCCCTCGGGGCACCGTATGTTAATTTCTGGACTCTACATTCCCCCAAGGCACAATTACCAGGAATGTGATTTAATGAGCCATCTTCTCCATTTTCTTGACAATACACTGGACAAAGACCCAAACACCGTTTTGTATGCGGTGGTGACCTTAATCATCTCGATTTAAATCGCTTACAAAGCATGTCTGGCTGGAAGGCTTTAGTAGATTTCCCGACCAGAGGTGACGCGTGTTTGGATAACTGCTTGTCAATGACTAATCGCCCAGATTTATTCAAAACAAGTGTCACCCATTTCAAGTGTCGATTAAGACCGACCACACGGCTGTTATTCTCCCAGGTGGTACAAAGTTAAAACTAACCCGCTGTAAAGTCCAGATACGGGATTGTAGAGAGAACCGTAAAGCCTCACTTTACACTGCGCTCGCGGAGGAAAACTGGGATAATGTCCTCGCTGCTTCTGATGTTCAGCAAGCGGTTTGTGTATTGGAAGAAAAGATTCACGGACATATGGACAGGTGTATGCCGGTCAGAACTGTATTTATGTCGTCACGCGATCCCGCGTGGATGACGCTACTCCCTAAGTCAATGCTCAGAACGAAGTCCAGAGTTTCTTATCTGAGCAAAGACAGACTTTatgtttatttattaataaaagAATAGCTAACATCATCTCGGAAAAAAAGGAGAATGTTTATGGCTGCCCTTCCAGGTAGTCGGGCTTGGTGGAAAGGAGTTGATGAATTGTCACATCGGCGTTGCGCAGCTTGCAAAGTAAACTTGGATAACAGCAATTTGGTGGAATTGAATGATTATTTCGCTAAGCTCTGCTCAGATGATATGTACACAGAACCAACTCTTGTCACATTCAGCGATGAGTTGGAGATCCCGGTAATTTCCGAACGGCAGGTCTGGAATGTACTCAGCGCTCTCAAAAGAACTGTGACTGGACCCGACCAGATTCCTTACTGGGTTTGGAAGGAGCATGCAGAGATCTTTACGCCTCCTATCACCAAAATATGGAATCTCTCGGTCTCTACTCAGTGTTTGCAATCATCGTGGAAGCGAGCGATTATCACTCCCCTCCCCAAAGTGGATGTTCCTAAAGTAAATGGTGATTATCGCGGCATTAATATCACTCCTGTTATAGCGAGGGCTTTCGAGAAAATGGTGTACCACTGCCATGCCCGTGAGACCATTGAAAGCCATCTCAGCACCTCACAGTTCGCCTACAGAAAGGGTGGAGACTGTACTGATGCTCTCTTGTCAATTCAACGTAGGATCAACAGCTACTTGGATAACTCGGATTTTAAAGCAGTTCGCTTTTTTGCTATGGACTTCGGCAAAGCTTTGACTCtgtaaagaaaggaaaaggaaaggataggaattttatttaagtgattAGTCGATTTAGCggtggagcactaattggggacactgtaaagtgaaattaacaatcaacgcaaatcaagtcaaatgttagtttttgaggagaggggcaaccggagtacccggagaaaacctctctgtgcagagtaaagaaccaacaaagtcaacccacataaggtgccgagtcgaggaatcgaacccgggccgcattggtgggaggcgagtgctctcaccactgcgccatccctgcaccccacaaACTCCCAAAACTTCTCGCTTCTCCCATTGAATCTATATATTACCAATTGGTACTTGAACTTTTTAATGATTAGAGCACAAAGGGTATGTTTCAACAACTTTGAGTGCGACTGGAAACCGGTTAACAAAGGGGCAAATCAAGGTAGCGTTAGCGGTCCTTACTTTTTCAACATCTTTCTCAATGATCTTAACATCACTTTAGCTAATCGTGATGTGCTATTTAAATACGCTGATGATTCGACAATTATTGCTCCTGTGTGGAAGAAGCCGTAGACTACTCCGATCAGCTAGTGTCCAGATTGGACGAATACAAATGGAATGTCTTGTAACCCAAACAAATGTAAAGAGTTGACGATGAAAAAGAGAGGCAACCACGACCTCTTTTCCGCTATTGGGATGATACCAAGCTGTAAAGAAGTAGAGATTTTGGGGGGTCACCTTCCAATGCGACAGCAAATTTTCAGAGCAAGTGAAGAACAAACTTATTAAAGTTAACAAATCCCTACATATTCTTAGAACACGACGCAAAGTGGGGTACAATCAGTCAGAAATAGACCTTCTCTTTAGTACAATAGTTCTACCTAATATTAATTATGCATTATCTGTCTACACCGCTTCCGCGTCCTATCTTACACTTGTACAATGTTTCTTAGACCGctgttttaaggtggctcaaaccggtttccacacttgaaagaaacgttctcatATAGAAGGATTTGCACTACAACATTTTATCaattaacagcaatgttatggtaccatatgcatgtcaaacaccaattattgctgaaaaagatttggccatttttgtgacgtaaaacgttaccgtggaaacacagaaagccctgcaaaaacaccccatattttggctttagctgctcatatctcaaaagcgaactcggtgacccccattttttatttctgaaatgtaattgacatgccagaatgaaactttctgcaaagtttaagaaaatTCTGTGtggcggattcagagctaccttaaataattgaaaatttaagatagctctgaatcTACTTTAcagaattcttttaaacttagcagagagttttatcttggcctgctgatcacttttgtgcaataaaaattggggccaccgagttcgtttttcagatatgagcaactaaagctaaaatatagggtgtttttgcaaggctttcctatTACCATCGTCACtagttacgtcacaaaaatgattgcatgttgttaagcaataattgatgtttcacatggtaccatgacattgctgttacgtgataaagtatTGTAATGTCAATCCTTCTGATAACAAGGTCTCCCTAAAAGTGTTGAATCTGGTTCGGAGCCATCTTAAAAGGAAATATACGTCTAAGCCTGTAAGTGTTTTTGATCTCTTAGAGAGGCAAGACCGTAAGATTTTTAGGAAAGTTTCCCATACTAAAGGACATCCACTTGTATTTAAAACGTGCTTTAAACCTAAGATTAACACTATGCGTTTCAAAAACTCGTTTATTAACCGTTTAGTTTTTAAATATGAATTAGCTATGTGATATACTAGATCTTCGATTCTTACTATTTTCACACTTTTATTAGACGTTAAATTTCTTACATTTAGTTGTAACAAGTTGTAACaaaagatatttatttttatcttttggtgAATAAAGACTtaatcactattattattattattattgttattattattatt from Montipora capricornis isolate CH-2021 chromosome 9, ASM3666992v2, whole genome shotgun sequence encodes:
- the LOC138017529 gene encoding uncharacterized protein, with protein sequence MAALPGSRAWWKGVDELSHRRCAACKVNLDNSNLVELNDYFAKLCSDDMYTEPTLVTFSDELEIPVISERQVWNVLSALKRTVTGPDQIPYWVWKEHAEIFTPPITKIWNLSVSTQCLQSSWKRAIITPLPKVDVPKVNGDYRGINITPVIARAFEKMVYHCHARETIESHLSTSQFAYRKGGDCTDALLSIQRRINSYLDNSDFKAVRFFAMDFGKALTL